The following proteins are encoded in a genomic region of Acidobacteriota bacterium:
- a CDS encoding VCBS repeat-containing protein: protein MESRRTRHAISLSVALALAITLLSVGLSPAYAAGGAFDITFDGNGRLATDFSGGQDIAYDVLIQPDGKIVAVGSTDPESDAGLCALTRYNPNGSLDTTFGGDGRVTILVSGLPDCVLEAAAIQSDGKIVAAGRVFNPGGFFNQMAVVRVLPNGDPDTTFSGDGVITGLSFLGPAEIHALAIQPNGSIVVVGDLGTSDMAVARLTSAGVLDTTFSGDGVTTIDFGGTTGEAAQGVHILANGQILIGGTANPANNATRNFALARMNINGSLDTTFDLDGKILTDLPNATTETVFDMKVQGDGKIILAGTNGFDNALVRYNPNGTLDSSFDGDGLVTTSVDSLMDSANEIAFQSDGKIVVVSINTVGSPDFVLLRYHANGTLDASFGTNGILVSDMTNGSSDTSNAVAIQPDGRIVVAGRTRNTSAGSTDNFCVARHLPGNATAFDLDGDGKTDVSIFRPALGQWWHNRSSDGGNRALVFGVSTDTIVPADYTGDGKSDIAFFRPSTGFWYVLRSEDLSFFATPFGASGDVPVPTDFDADGKADIAVFRPSNSTWFINNSGGSPTTIQQFGIAGDVPVAADYDGDAKSDIAIYRPNAVGGAQWWIQRSATSIVAALQFGTSTDKTVVGDFTGDGKADIAFWRPSTGFWNVLRSEDLSYFAFPFGTTGDVPVAGDYDGDGKTDAGVFRPSNSTWFIQRSTAGTLIQQFGAAGDVPLPSAFVR, encoded by the coding sequence ATGGAATCTAGACGAACACGACACGCAATTTCGTTGTCAGTTGCTCTTGCACTCGCTATAACGCTCCTGTCTGTGGGTCTGTCCCCGGCGTATGCGGCGGGCGGAGCCTTTGACATCACGTTCGACGGCAACGGTCGGCTCGCGACGGATTTTTCGGGCGGACAGGATATAGCTTATGACGTTTTGATCCAGCCGGACGGCAAGATCGTCGCTGTTGGATCAACGGACCCTGAGTCAGATGCAGGACTCTGTGCGTTGACTCGTTACAATCCAAACGGCTCGCTCGACACGACTTTCGGCGGCGACGGCAGAGTAACGATACTTGTGAGCGGTCTACCAGATTGTGTCCTCGAGGCAGCAGCAATTCAATCTGACGGGAAGATCGTCGCGGCCGGACGTGTCTTCAATCCGGGAGGGTTCTTCAATCAGATGGCAGTTGTCCGCGTTTTGCCTAACGGCGATCCCGACACTACTTTCTCAGGCGACGGAGTGATTACCGGCCTCAGTTTCTTGGGGCCTGCGGAGATACATGCACTCGCCATTCAGCCGAACGGTTCGATCGTCGTTGTCGGCGATTTAGGGACGTCAGATATGGCAGTTGCCCGGCTAACATCGGCAGGTGTACTTGACACGACCTTTTCTGGGGACGGCGTCACAACGATCGATTTTGGGGGCACCACCGGTGAAGCCGCGCAGGGTGTCCATATTCTCGCAAACGGCCAGATCCTCATCGGAGGCACTGCCAATCCGGCGAACAATGCTACGCGTAATTTTGCCCTCGCCCGCATGAATATTAACGGTTCCCTCGACACTACGTTTGATCTGGACGGTAAAATCTTAACGGACCTTCCGAACGCCACTACCGAGACCGTGTTCGACATGAAGGTCCAGGGCGACGGCAAGATAATTCTGGCCGGAACCAATGGATTCGACAATGCTCTCGTCCGATACAACCCGAATGGAACCCTAGATAGTTCTTTCGATGGCGACGGCCTTGTGACGACCAGTGTTGACTCCTTAATGGACTCAGCGAATGAAATTGCTTTTCAGTCCGACGGCAAGATCGTAGTTGTTAGCATTAATACGGTGGGAAGTCCTGATTTTGTGCTCCTACGGTACCATGCAAACGGCACTCTCGACGCGAGCTTTGGCACCAATGGCATTTTAGTTTCGGATATGACCAACGGCAGCAGTGACACGTCAAACGCGGTAGCGATCCAGCCTGACGGCAGAATCGTCGTCGCTGGGCGAACCCGCAATACCTCGGCCGGCAGCACCGATAATTTCTGCGTTGCGCGGCACCTGCCGGGAAATGCAACTGCATTCGATCTTGACGGCGACGGCAAAACCGATGTCTCTATCTTTCGTCCTGCGCTTGGCCAATGGTGGCATAACCGGAGCAGCGATGGCGGAAATCGTGCCTTGGTGTTTGGTGTGAGTACGGATACGATCGTTCCGGCGGATTATACGGGTGATGGGAAATCGGACATTGCGTTCTTTCGGCCTTCGACCGGGTTTTGGTATGTTTTGAGATCGGAAGATCTATCGTTCTTTGCAACTCCATTTGGGGCGAGCGGCGACGTGCCTGTGCCGACGGATTTTGATGCGGATGGCAAGGCTGACATTGCTGTTTTTCGGCCCTCTAATTCGACTTGGTTCATAAATAATTCCGGTGGCTCACCAACGACGATCCAGCAATTTGGTATCGCAGGCGATGTTCCGGTCGCGGCTGATTATGATGGTGACGCAAAAAGCGACATCGCGATCTATCGTCCAAATGCAGTCGGCGGAGCTCAGTGGTGGATCCAGCGAAGTGCAACGAGCATCGTCGCGGCGTTGCAGTTTGGGACTTCGACCGACAAAACCGTCGTCGGGGATTTTACGGGTGACGGCAAGGCCGACATCGCATTTTGGCGGCCTTCGACAGGATTTTGGAATGTGCTGCGGAGCGAGGACCTCTCTTACTTTGCGTTCCCGTTCGGCACGACCGGTGACGTGCCTGTCGCGGGAGATTACGACGGCGACGGCAAGACGGACGCGGGCGTATTCCGGCCTTCGAACTCAACGTGGTTCATCCAACGCTCGACCGCCGGAACACTGATCCAGCAGTTCGGTGCCGCCGGCGATGTGCCGCTGCCAAGTGCGTTCGTGAGGTAA
- a CDS encoding ATP-dependent Clp protease ATP-binding subunit encodes MADIDAYKDKFSESGRRVLETALGESKKRDQNYVSIEHILHAVAFEEDDLFTSTMRDLAVDPRSVKMLIEKRMESGRQHTGSGFRIAPETTELFKRAMDRARSQGRRVIDGSDIFYVLSNDERSVLNDVLQNLGVPSDEVATSARTRIRKREKEEERTRQKYELPSFLRHFGVSMNKLARQDKIPPTIGREREILQMMEILSHRERSNSPMLVGEPGVGKTAVVEGLARLIELEPEKVPARLRDAHIVQLQMGGLVAGTMLRGMFEERIKGIIDEVKEKDHIILFIDEAHTIIGAGAAMGTTSDAANMFKSSLARGELRIIGATTITEYKEYIADDEALARRFRLVTVDEPTMDQTKEILLGVRPRLEKNYSVTISDEAINMALEMSPKYIRNLHLPDKAIGWLDTASVKVEINEPLEMIVRPEHIIDVISQESRIPKDMIYRDTSDRFSAMEADLGNRVIGQKDAVRAVAERLRLNKGPLKDNHYAPDGVLLFLGPTGVGKTELAKAVAEFMFGDEGKMIRIDMSEYGDGTVGIEKLIGMPRGIVGSERGGILTEQLRDNPYTVLLLDEVEKASPYLMNIFLQAFDEGWITDGRGKKVYLSDAIVIMTSNLGSENFKRYEKPLGFGQKTLGDVSQIKAEAMKAAESRFTPEFRNRIDEIIVFSPLVLDEVREIAKLYLAKLQKNMERQGKVVEVTEAALDLLTEKGFSPAYGARFLKRHIDQKVKLPITNEWKLSTKFIVDAAEGEITVKPGEVFSLN; translated from the coding sequence ATGGCAGATATAGACGCATACAAGGATAAATTCAGCGAAAGCGGCAGACGTGTTTTGGAGACCGCTTTGGGCGAATCCAAAAAGCGTGATCAAAATTACGTGTCGATCGAGCACATTCTACATGCAGTCGCATTCGAGGAAGACGATCTTTTTACATCGACAATGCGTGACCTTGCGGTCGATCCGCGTTCGGTCAAAATGCTGATCGAAAAACGGATGGAGAGCGGACGCCAACATACCGGCAGCGGATTTCGAATTGCTCCTGAAACCACCGAGCTCTTCAAACGCGCGATGGATCGTGCTCGTTCGCAAGGGCGGCGTGTGATCGATGGCAGCGATATTTTTTACGTTCTTTCAAACGACGAACGCAGTGTGCTTAATGACGTTTTGCAAAATCTGGGAGTGCCGTCCGATGAGGTTGCAACGAGCGCCCGTACACGCATCCGCAAGCGTGAAAAAGAGGAGGAACGTACCCGTCAAAAATACGAATTGCCCTCATTCCTTCGTCATTTCGGCGTTTCGATGAACAAATTGGCACGTCAGGACAAGATCCCGCCAACCATCGGCCGCGAGCGCGAGATACTGCAGATGATGGAGATCCTCTCGCACCGCGAACGTTCTAATTCGCCGATGCTTGTTGGCGAGCCGGGCGTAGGTAAGACGGCGGTCGTCGAAGGTTTAGCCAGATTGATCGAACTTGAGCCTGAAAAGGTCCCTGCAAGATTGCGCGATGCACATATCGTGCAGCTTCAGATGGGCGGACTTGTCGCCGGGACAATGCTTCGCGGGATGTTCGAGGAGCGGATCAAGGGCATAATCGACGAGGTAAAAGAGAAAGACCACATCATTCTCTTCATCGACGAAGCTCACACCATCATCGGGGCCGGTGCCGCAATGGGGACGACGTCGGATGCGGCGAACATGTTCAAATCGAGCTTGGCCCGCGGCGAACTGCGGATCATCGGTGCAACCACGATCACCGAATACAAAGAGTACATCGCGGACGACGAAGCTCTTGCCCGCCGGTTCCGTCTCGTAACGGTTGACGAACCGACGATGGACCAGACAAAGGAGATCCTGCTCGGCGTCAGGCCGCGGCTGGAGAAGAATTACTCCGTAACGATCTCGGACGAGGCCATCAATATGGCCCTCGAGATGTCTCCGAAGTACATTCGCAATCTGCACCTGCCCGACAAAGCGATCGGCTGGCTCGACACGGCTTCGGTCAAGGTCGAGATCAACGAGCCGCTCGAAATGATCGTCCGGCCCGAGCACATCATTGATGTCATCTCTCAGGAATCGCGTATTCCGAAAGATATGATCTATCGCGACACGTCAGATCGTTTTTCCGCCATGGAAGCCGATCTTGGTAATCGCGTGATCGGTCAGAAAGATGCCGTGCGTGCGGTCGCTGAGAGATTGCGTTTGAACAAAGGGCCTCTGAAAGACAATCATTACGCGCCCGACGGCGTACTGCTTTTCCTCGGCCCGACCGGCGTTGGAAAGACCGAACTCGCCAAAGCAGTCGCTGAATTCATGTTTGGCGACGAAGGCAAGATGATCCGCATCGACATGAGCGAATACGGTGACGGCACGGTCGGCATCGAAAAGCTAATCGGCATGCCTCGCGGTATTGTCGGCTCAGAACGCGGCGGTATTTTGACCGAGCAGCTTCGTGACAATCCGTACACAGTACTGCTGCTCGATGAGGTCGAAAAGGCTTCGCCGTACCTGATGAACATCTTTCTTCAGGCATTCGACGAAGGCTGGATCACCGACGGCCGCGGCAAGAAGGTATATCTTTCGGACGCGATCGTCATCATGACGTCAAATCTTGGCTCGGAAAACTTCAAACGGTACGAAAAACCGCTCGGTTTCGGCCAAAAGACGCTCGGAGATGTGTCGCAGATAAAGGCCGAAGCGATGAAAGCGGCTGAGTCGCGGTTCACGCCGGAGTTTCGAAACCGTATCGACGAGATCATTGTGTTCTCGCCTCTCGTCCTTGACGAAGTTCGCGAGATCGCCAAACTTTACCTCGCCAAACTCCAGAAAAATATGGAACGGCAAGGCAAGGTCGTTGAGGTAACTGAGGCAGCTCTTGACCTATTGACCGAAAAAGGATTCTCACCGGCATACGGTGCCAGATTCCTGAAACGGCACATCGATCAAAAGGTAAAATTGCCGATCACCAATGAATGGAAACTGTCGACAAAATTCATCGTCGATGCCGCCGAAGGCGAGATCACGGTAAAACCGGGCGAGGTTTTCAGCCTCAACTAG
- the clpB gene encoding ATP-dependent chaperone ClpB: protein MRFDKFTIRGQEAVQEAIGIAEKGQNQQVEPEHLLAAMLEQKEGVVKPIFGKIGANAGAIAGEINAAIEKFPKVTGGQQYFSSRTNTIFQDAQKVAEKMEDEYMSTEHLLLSIAAEKEGDAGRILRSNGVTRDDLEKVITDMRGGSKITDQNAEENFQALDKYAQDLTELARKGKLDPVIGRDDEIRRAIQILSRRTKNNPVLIGEPGVGKTAIVEGLAQRIVSGDVPETLKNKRLVSLDLGAMLAGAKYRGEFEDRLKAVLKEIEKAEGQIILFIDELHTLVGAGASEGAIDASNMLKPALARGTLRSVGATTLAEYQKYIEKDKALERRFQQVYVGEPNVEDTIAILRGLKERYEVHHGVRIKDAAIVAAATLSNRYITDRFLPDKAIDLIDEAASRIRIEIDSLPQEIDVLEREILQLEIERQALTRETDEKSKTRLDDIERRIGDLNEKSSAMKAQWQSEKDEIEKMRDAKGKLEQARLELEQARQAGDLAKAAEIQYGSIPELEKLLESEQARLGELQKDGVFLKEEVDEEDVAEVVAKWTGVPVTKMLQGEMQKLVEMESGLRKRVIGQDEALEAVSNAVRRARAGLQDPNRPVGSFIFLGPTGVGKTETARALAEFLFDDEKAMVRLDMSEYMEKHAVARMIGAPPGYVGYEEGGQLTEAVRRRPYSVVLFDEIEKAHPDVFNVLLQILDDGRLTDSKGRVVDFKNTVLIMTSNLGSREIQAATENPLADREIKKDVLEVLRNHFKPEFLNRIDDIVVFAQLTRDEIAKIIDVQLEKLRRNLDDRGITIELEDSARELIIKEGYDPVYGARPLKRAIQTLVQNPLAVSLLKGDIVSGSIVKVSAENGEMKFTPVVNSAEAGA, encoded by the coding sequence ATGAGATTCGATAAATTTACGATCCGCGGCCAGGAGGCCGTACAGGAGGCTATCGGCATAGCCGAGAAAGGCCAAAATCAACAGGTCGAGCCAGAACATTTGCTCGCAGCGATGCTTGAGCAGAAAGAGGGCGTGGTCAAACCGATCTTCGGCAAGATCGGTGCGAATGCCGGTGCGATCGCCGGCGAAATTAACGCTGCGATCGAAAAATTTCCCAAAGTAACAGGCGGCCAGCAATATTTCAGCTCGCGCACGAACACGATCTTTCAAGACGCTCAGAAAGTAGCGGAAAAGATGGAGGACGAATATATGTCCACCGAACATCTTTTGCTTTCGATCGCAGCTGAGAAAGAAGGTGATGCGGGACGGATCCTGCGCTCTAATGGAGTTACTCGCGACGATCTCGAAAAGGTGATAACTGACATGCGCGGCGGGTCGAAGATCACGGATCAGAATGCCGAAGAAAATTTTCAGGCACTCGACAAATATGCGCAAGATCTAACGGAGCTTGCCCGCAAAGGCAAGCTCGATCCTGTCATAGGCCGCGACGACGAGATACGGCGTGCGATACAGATCCTCTCACGTCGAACAAAAAACAATCCCGTATTGATCGGCGAGCCGGGCGTCGGTAAGACGGCGATCGTAGAAGGATTGGCTCAGCGGATCGTGTCAGGCGACGTGCCTGAAACGCTGAAAAATAAGCGCCTCGTTTCGCTCGATCTCGGAGCGATGCTCGCCGGTGCGAAATATCGCGGCGAATTTGAAGACCGTTTGAAAGCTGTCCTGAAAGAGATCGAAAAGGCCGAGGGACAGATAATTTTGTTCATTGACGAACTGCACACATTGGTTGGAGCGGGAGCGAGCGAAGGTGCAATTGACGCCTCGAACATGCTCAAACCGGCACTTGCACGGGGCACTTTGCGCTCGGTCGGTGCCACGACACTCGCGGAATATCAGAAATACATCGAAAAGGACAAAGCTCTCGAACGCCGTTTCCAGCAAGTTTATGTCGGGGAACCGAATGTTGAGGACACGATCGCGATCCTCCGCGGGCTGAAAGAACGTTACGAAGTACACCACGGCGTGCGGATCAAGGACGCTGCAATTGTGGCCGCAGCAACGCTCTCAAATCGATATATCACTGACCGCTTTTTGCCGGACAAGGCCATCGATCTTATCGACGAAGCGGCTTCGCGTATTCGGATCGAGATCGATTCGCTTCCGCAGGAGATCGACGTTCTTGAGCGCGAAATTTTGCAGCTCGAGATCGAACGCCAGGCATTGACGCGGGAAACGGATGAGAAATCAAAGACGCGTCTCGATGATATCGAACGCCGCATCGGCGATCTCAACGAAAAATCGTCGGCGATGAAAGCCCAATGGCAGTCCGAAAAAGACGAGATCGAAAAGATGCGTGACGCTAAGGGCAAGCTCGAGCAGGCACGACTCGAACTCGAGCAGGCACGTCAGGCCGGCGATCTGGCCAAGGCCGCGGAGATCCAATACGGCAGCATTCCGGAACTCGAAAAACTGCTCGAATCCGAGCAGGCCCGTCTCGGCGAACTACAGAAAGACGGCGTTTTCTTAAAAGAAGAGGTCGACGAAGAGGACGTCGCCGAGGTCGTTGCCAAATGGACCGGCGTTCCGGTCACCAAGATGCTGCAGGGCGAGATGCAGAAACTTGTCGAGATGGAGTCCGGCCTTCGCAAACGCGTGATCGGACAGGACGAGGCTCTCGAAGCTGTTTCAAATGCGGTACGGCGCGCCCGTGCGGGTCTTCAGGATCCAAATCGCCCGGTGGGATCATTTATTTTCCTAGGCCCGACCGGCGTCGGAAAGACCGAGACTGCCAGAGCGCTAGCTGAATTTCTCTTTGACGACGAAAAGGCAATGGTGCGGCTCGACATGTCCGAGTATATGGAAAAGCACGCGGTAGCCCGCATGATCGGGGCTCCTCCGGGATACGTCGGTTACGAAGAAGGCGGCCAATTGACCGAAGCCGTACGACGGCGTCCGTACTCGGTCGTGCTTTTCGATGAGATCGAAAAGGCCCATCCGGACGTATTCAACGTGCTGCTGCAAATTTTGGATGACGGTCGTCTGACCGATTCGAAAGGACGGGTTGTTGATTTCAAGAATACGGTCTTGATCATGACCTCAAATCTTGGCTCGCGTGAGATACAGGCTGCAACCGAGAATCCGCTTGCTGATCGCGAGATCAAGAAAGATGTACTCGAAGTATTGCGGAACCATTTCAAGCCTGAGTTTCTTAATCGAATCGACGACATCGTCGTATTTGCTCAGTTAACTCGTGATGAGATCGCCAAGATCATTGATGTCCAGCTCGAAAAACTGCGTAGGAATCTCGACGATCGCGGCATTACCATCGAGCTCGAGGATTCGGCTCGTGAGTTGATCATTAAGGAAGGCTACGATCCTGTTTACGGCGCAAGGCCGCTGAAACGTGCGATACAGACGCTGGTGCAAAATCCGCTTGCGGTCAGTCTTCTGAAGGGCGATATCGTTAGCGGAAGTATCGTGAAAGTATCAGCTGAGAACGGCGAAATGAAATTCACACCGGTGGTGAACAGTGCCGAGGCTGGTGCGTAG
- a CDS encoding nucleotide exchange factor GrpE — MNEQEIEFDESDEVKIPVNDKRRFSPDGERVVGDEKPTEPVKSAAEIALEAALKIETERREAAEAKLSSVQVKFDEAKANLEKETAEMRTRLMKTLEDRGKQAQFNFLTTLLPVLDNLNLAVAASETDPSVEHLRDGVIGTARSFERALIDVGVEPIASVGVAFDPEQHEAVDMVATDAENDGKITAEYTRGYRFGGKLLRPARVQVGKGMADSAA; from the coding sequence ATGAACGAGCAAGAAATCGAGTTTGACGAATCAGACGAAGTGAAGATCCCTGTAAACGACAAACGCCGGTTTAGTCCTGATGGCGAACGTGTCGTCGGTGACGAGAAGCCTACAGAACCGGTCAAGTCGGCCGCCGAGATCGCTCTTGAGGCCGCACTTAAGATCGAGACCGAACGACGCGAGGCCGCCGAGGCAAAACTCAGCAGCGTACAGGTCAAATTTGATGAGGCAAAGGCGAATCTGGAGAAAGAAACGGCCGAAATGCGTACGCGGCTAATGAAAACACTCGAGGATCGTGGCAAACAGGCTCAGTTCAACTTCCTGACGACATTGCTTCCGGTGCTCGACAACCTAAATTTGGCAGTCGCCGCGAGCGAGACCGACCCGTCAGTCGAACATCTGCGTGACGGTGTGATCGGAACCGCCAGAAGTTTTGAGCGAGCCCTTATCGATGTCGGCGTCGAGCCGATCGCATCAGTTGGCGTTGCTTTTGATCCGGAGCAGCACGAAGCCGTCGATATGGTCGCGACCGACGCGGAAAACGATGGCAAGATCACCGCTGAATATACTCGCGGTTACAGGTTCGGCGGCAAACTGCTGCGTCCTGCACGAGTTCAGGTCGGGAAAGGTATGGCCGATTCGGCGGCTTAG
- a CDS encoding Rne/Rng family ribonuclease: MSKEMIVSVNGREKKIAILDNGKVTEFYIERGEENSGVVGNVYKGRVMRVLPGMQSAFVDIGLERDAFLYVSDFFDEEEEIERIVMEKSKKESPEQAQRTAREMIDLSRAAREKQMEAAQEITEPIVESTDDDAELDREDFIESVVSGEGTPESEPAPEPVKEQKRGRRGRRGKEPVIEIEEPTPTFEVEFDNSGFERISDSEDEDTGEMFKDAYMQEAIVDRVRAAEFEMETITEAEVGSLLAEVVSDGSGFERIADEDDEPAAPAKGRGRSKANADEAEEKPAAKRKTPAKRSTAKGKFAKPKAKKSVNKGDELEDAEASVKESSETAEMAVRRGGRGRRRGGKVKIEDALEELNDGEEPIEALAELEIEPTEIAEERSENTAPEPEVEASSDESVIQERSAEERPRGRDSRERGKRGGRSRNDRPTSDRPSGDRPVSDRPSSDRPSNEGSRRDRNERGDRGGRSPQPTISDLLKEGQEILVQIAKEPIAKKGARITSHIALPGRYLVYMPTIEHLGVSRKIESANERGRLRTLIQRIRQDNEIPSGGFIVRTAGIGVSEEDLRNDAKYLARMWADSKKGSEKKKSPALIHQDLDLVQRILRDQLADDFTAIRVDSEEEYLRTVEFMNLIQPRTVNRVKLYTRDEPILEYYGVQEEIDKALKPRVWLKSGGYLVINQTEALVAIDVNTGKFVGKGNARLEDTITRTNMEAVDEIARQIRLRDLGGIIVLDLIDMEDRRNRHKVSQALQEALASDRSPNKVLSFNDFGLIIMTRKRVKQSLERTMCAPCDYCEGAGWVKSPITVCYEILSEARRLSRSVDDVRHTTLRVHPDVAKAFRSTEREVLEEIEAYLGHIDVTSDKSIHQAQFDFAFI, from the coding sequence ATGTCCAAAGAGATGATTGTCAGTGTTAATGGTCGCGAGAAAAAAATTGCGATCCTCGATAACGGTAAGGTTACCGAGTTTTATATCGAACGCGGCGAAGAGAATTCCGGCGTCGTCGGCAATGTTTATAAGGGCCGCGTGATGCGTGTGCTGCCCGGAATGCAGTCGGCGTTTGTCGACATTGGCCTCGAACGCGATGCGTTTTTGTATGTCTCGGATTTCTTCGACGAAGAAGAGGAGATCGAGCGTATCGTTATGGAAAAGAGCAAGAAAGAATCGCCCGAACAGGCCCAACGCACCGCCCGCGAGATGATCGACCTTTCACGCGCCGCACGCGAAAAACAGATGGAAGCTGCTCAGGAGATCACCGAACCGATCGTTGAATCGACCGACGATGACGCTGAACTGGACCGCGAGGATTTTATCGAAAGTGTTGTGTCTGGAGAAGGTACACCCGAATCTGAGCCAGCCCCCGAGCCGGTTAAAGAGCAAAAACGCGGCCGTCGCGGCCGTCGCGGCAAAGAGCCAGTTATCGAGATCGAAGAGCCCACGCCCACATTCGAGGTCGAGTTCGATAACTCGGGATTCGAACGCATCAGCGATAGCGAGGATGAGGACACCGGTGAGATGTTCAAGGACGCCTATATGCAGGAAGCGATCGTCGATCGCGTACGTGCCGCTGAGTTTGAAATGGAGACCATCACCGAGGCTGAAGTCGGATCATTGCTTGCCGAAGTCGTGAGCGATGGCAGCGGGTTCGAACGAATCGCGGACGAAGACGACGAACCGGCGGCGCCTGCGAAGGGACGAGGCCGTTCGAAAGCAAATGCCGATGAAGCCGAAGAAAAACCGGCCGCAAAACGCAAGACCCCGGCAAAGCGAAGCACCGCAAAGGGCAAATTCGCAAAACCCAAGGCCAAAAAGTCGGTAAATAAAGGCGACGAGTTGGAAGATGCCGAAGCGAGCGTAAAGGAATCAAGTGAAACAGCCGAGATGGCTGTTCGTCGAGGAGGCCGGGGCCGTCGGCGTGGTGGTAAGGTCAAGATCGAAGATGCCCTTGAGGAGCTAAACGACGGCGAGGAACCGATCGAAGCTTTGGCAGAATTAGAGATCGAGCCCACAGAGATCGCCGAAGAACGATCAGAAAATACGGCACCGGAACCCGAGGTCGAAGCTAGTTCTGACGAATCAGTGATTCAAGAGCGGTCGGCGGAAGAACGTCCGCGGGGGCGCGACAGCCGTGAACGCGGCAAGCGCGGAGGACGCTCACGAAATGATCGGCCGACCAGCGACCGTCCGAGTGGCGACAGACCCGTTAGTGACCGCCCGAGCAGCGATCGCCCGTCAAATGAAGGCAGCAGGCGCGACCGTAATGAGAGGGGCGACCGTGGGGGCCGTTCGCCACAGCCAACTATTTCGGACCTTTTGAAAGAAGGCCAGGAGATATTGGTGCAGATCGCCAAGGAGCCGATCGCAAAGAAAGGTGCCCGCATTACGTCGCACATCGCTCTGCCGGGCCGTTACCTTGTATATATGCCGACGATCGAGCATCTCGGCGTATCACGCAAGATCGAATCAGCAAATGAGCGGGGCCGTCTGCGTACTCTGATCCAGCGGATCCGTCAGGACAACGAGATACCTTCCGGCGGGTTCATTGTTCGTACCGCCGGCATTGGTGTTTCTGAGGAAGACCTTAGAAACGATGCAAAGTATTTGGCTCGTATGTGGGCCGATTCGAAGAAGGGCTCGGAAAAGAAGAAATCTCCGGCATTGATACATCAGGATCTCGACCTTGTCCAGCGAATTCTGCGTGATCAACTGGCTGACGATTTCACGGCCATCCGCGTCGACAGTGAAGAGGAATACCTCCGAACGGTCGAGTTCATGAACCTCATCCAACCGCGTACGGTCAACCGCGTGAAGCTTTACACACGTGACGAGCCGATCCTCGAGTATTACGGTGTTCAGGAAGAGATCGATAAGGCACTCAAGCCGCGTGTTTGGCTCAAATCGGGAGGCTACCTCGTCATCAATCAGACCGAAGCTCTCGTCGCGATCGACGTTAACACCGGCAAATTTGTCGGCAAGGGTAATGCCCGGCTTGAGGATACGATCACCCGAACTAACATGGAGGCCGTCGATGAGATCGCTCGTCAGATCCGGCTTCGCGATCTCGGCGGCATCATCGTGCTCGACCTGATCGACATGGAAGACCGCCGCAACCGGCACAAGGTTTCGCAGGCACTGCAGGAAGCTCTCGCCTCCGACCGTTCGCCGAATAAGGTGCTCTCGTTCAACGATTTCGGGCTTATTATCATGACCCGCAAACGCGTCAAACAGTCGCTCGAACGCACGATGTGTGCCCCGTGCGACTATTGTGAAGGTGCGGGCTGGGTCAAATCGCCGATAACGGTCTGTTACGAAATATTGTCAGAAGCCCGCCGTCTGTCACGCAGTGTCGATGACGTCCGTCACACGACATTGCGGGTTCACCCGGACGTCGCCAAGGCGTTTCGCAGTACCGAACGCGAGGTTCTCGAAGAGATCGAGGCCTACCTCGGCCATATCGATGTCACGTCTGACAAGTCGATCCATCAGGCACAGTTCGATTTTGCGTTCATTTAG